A window of the Pyrodictium abyssi genome harbors these coding sequences:
- a CDS encoding AbrB/MazE/SpoVT family DNA-binding domain-containing protein, producing MSTLFKDSNSISLIGSGRFINLSDARLVSELVVRLTGLRTKVRVGRRGVIVIPKGIRERLGIVEGMVLELSVEGDRIVLRAKDLWSELRERGKRLRVNIDEAEKELDEDEERWVERLEQ from the coding sequence TTGTCTACTCTATTCAAGGATTCTAATAGTATTTCTCTAATAGGCTCTGGTAGATTTATCAACCTGTCTGATGCCAGGTTAGTTTCTGAATTGGTGGTTCGTCTGACCGGACTACGGACCAAGGTTAGGGTTGGTAGGCGTGGGGTCATAGTGATCCCTAAGGGTATTCGTGAGAGGCTCGGAATAGTGGAAGGTATGGTTCTCGAGCTGAGTGTTGAGGGTGACAGGATAGTTCTCCGTGCTAAGGATTTGTGGAGTGAGCTGAGAGAACGTGGTAAGAGGCTCAGAGTGAACATTGACGAAGCTGAGAAGGAACTCGATGAGGATGAGGAGCGTTGGGTAGAAAGGCTAGAGCAGTAG
- a CDS encoding flavin reductase family protein — protein sequence MAGIPQGYVDAGERWPRVLAPRPAYVLVAEARGRVNFMSASWVMPFSEEPPRIVAALDKEAYTPELIIESGVFTVNVFTVDEVDFVYAAGTTSGRKVDKLRLLGAEVARDTVTGAPRLVKPRPVGVVEARVYRVLSDLADDVHLVVADVAAAYADAGLYNPRYGWELRKARILLHSTGRAFTTNSGIYTPRRTPRS from the coding sequence TTGGCCGGAATCCCCCAGGGCTATGTGGACGCTGGCGAGCGGTGGCCCCGCGTCCTAGCACCCCGGCCGGCCTACGTGCTCGTAGCCGAGGCCCGGGGCCGGGTAAACTTCATGTCGGCGTCCTGGGTCATGCCGTTCAGCGAGGAGCCCCCGCGGATAGTGGCGGCGCTCGACAAGGAGGCCTACACCCCGGAGCTGATAATAGAGTCCGGAGTATTCACCGTCAACGTATTCACGGTCGACGAGGTGGACTTCGTCTACGCCGCCGGCACGACCAGCGGCAGGAAGGTGGACAAGCTGAGGCTCCTCGGCGCCGAGGTCGCCCGCGACACGGTCACCGGGGCCCCGAGGCTGGTCAAGCCGCGGCCGGTAGGCGTGGTTGAGGCGCGGGTATACCGGGTCCTCAGCGACCTCGCCGACGACGTCCACCTAGTAGTAGCGGATGTCGCCGCCGCCTACGCTGACGCCGGGCTCTACAACCCACGTTACGGCTGGGAGCTGCGCAAGGCCAGGATACTCCTCCACAGCACCGGCCGCGCCTTCACCACGAACAGCGGCATATACACCCCGCGGAGGACGCCGCGGAGCTAG
- a CDS encoding PIN domain-containing protein, with translation MGRKARAVVDTYAIIADLTGQATSRAAELLEGVRLGSIEGILHYLVVYELSYHWRRGRLPFRDEEELLDFIDSYFTVKALDNVIAVKASGVKLLGDQLLAKAEDPRLRRRRLSVADATTIAIAMMENAPIVTGDADLSYVARNLGIGIIW, from the coding sequence TTGGGTAGAAAGGCTAGAGCAGTAGTAGACACCTACGCTATTATCGCTGACTTGACCGGCCAGGCTACGTCAAGAGCCGCCGAACTCCTCGAAGGAGTAAGGCTTGGAAGCATCGAGGGAATTCTGCACTATCTCGTAGTCTATGAGCTCTCCTACCACTGGAGGAGGGGCCGGCTACCTTTCAGAGATGAGGAGGAGTTACTGGATTTCATAGACTCGTATTTTACCGTAAAGGCGTTGGATAATGTTATCGCGGTAAAGGCTTCGGGGGTAAAGCTTCTCGGAGATCAGTTGCTAGCAAAAGCCGAGGACCCAAGGCTTCGCCGAAGGAGACTATCTGTAGCAGATGCAACAACGATAGCTATAGCCATGATGGAGAACGCACCCATAGTAACAGGGGACGCCGACTTATCCTACGTCGCAAGAAATCTAGGCATTGGTATTATCTGGTAA